In Archangium violaceum, the following are encoded in one genomic region:
- a CDS encoding SDR family oxidoreductase, with amino-acid sequence MTPGNMEGKVCLVTGATSGIGLETARALARQGATVVLSGRDPGRGEAALAEVRRTVPDAKLDLMLADLTSLGSVRKLAQGFQARYSRLDVLLNNAGLMLDRRKVTPDGFEATFATNHLAHFLLTHLLLDVLKASGPARVVNVASEGHRMGSLDFLDDLQAERGGYSGMRVYGNSKLANILFTRGLKRRLEGTKVTTNSLHPGVVRTGFGLNSEGITKHLVKLAAPFMLSAEGGARTSVFLASSPEVEGVSGRYFIKSKVARESKAAQSDEAAETLWRKSAELTGVGA; translated from the coding sequence ATGACGCCGGGAAACATGGAAGGAAAGGTCTGCCTCGTCACCGGGGCCACCTCGGGCATCGGGCTGGAGACGGCCCGCGCGCTGGCGCGCCAGGGCGCCACCGTGGTGCTGTCGGGACGTGATCCGGGGCGTGGCGAGGCGGCCCTCGCGGAGGTGCGCCGCACCGTCCCCGATGCGAAGCTGGACCTGATGCTCGCGGACCTGACCTCGCTGGGCTCGGTTCGCAAGCTCGCCCAGGGCTTCCAGGCCCGCTACTCACGGCTGGACGTGCTGCTCAACAACGCCGGCCTCATGCTCGACCGCCGCAAGGTGACCCCGGATGGCTTCGAGGCCACCTTCGCCACCAACCATCTGGCCCACTTCCTGCTCACCCACCTGCTCCTGGACGTACTCAAGGCCAGCGGCCCGGCGCGCGTGGTGAACGTCGCCTCCGAGGGCCACCGCATGGGCTCGCTCGACTTCCTCGACGACCTCCAGGCCGAGCGTGGCGGCTACAGCGGCATGAGGGTGTATGGCAACTCGAAGCTGGCCAACATCCTCTTCACCCGCGGCCTCAAGCGGCGGCTCGAGGGCACGAAGGTGACCACCAACAGCCTGCACCCGGGCGTGGTGCGCACCGGCTTCGGTCTCAACTCCGAGGGCATCACCAAGCACCTGGTGAAGCTGGCCGCGCCCTTCATGCTCTCCGCCGAGGGCGGCGCCCGCACCTCGGTGTTCCTCGCCTCCTCGCCCGAGGTGGAGGGCGTGAGCGGCAGGTACTTCATCAAGAGCAAGGTGGCCCGGGAGTCCAAGGCCGCCCAGAGTGACGAAGCCGCGGAGACACTGTGGCGCAAGAGCGCCGAACTGACGGGAGTGGGAGCATGA
- a CDS encoding HAD family hydrolase: MTTPPRAVILDLGNVLVFHDNALLFRRLGARAGLSPAETESRLASGLGWTAANRGLLGAEGIRRDVCGSLGVDLPSEEFNTLWSSHFTLHEAVLPRVEGLVGRVKLVLLSNTNVLHAAFLRPKLPVLERFDSLVLSCEVGSVKPEPGIYKEALRRAGCEPRDVAFFDDMPEFVQAANALGIRGHVFTTAEAFDAQLKALGL, translated from the coding sequence ATGACCACTCCGCCCCGCGCCGTCATCCTCGACCTCGGCAACGTGCTTGTCTTCCACGACAACGCCCTGCTCTTCCGTCGACTGGGTGCGAGGGCGGGCCTGTCACCGGCGGAGACCGAGAGCCGGCTGGCCTCGGGCCTGGGCTGGACGGCGGCCAACCGCGGGCTGCTGGGCGCCGAGGGCATCCGGCGCGACGTGTGCGGCTCGCTGGGAGTGGACCTGCCCTCGGAGGAGTTCAACACCCTGTGGAGCAGCCACTTCACCCTCCACGAGGCGGTGCTGCCGCGGGTGGAGGGGCTGGTGGGGCGGGTGAAGCTGGTGCTGCTGTCCAACACCAACGTGCTGCACGCGGCCTTCCTGCGGCCGAAGCTGCCGGTGCTGGAGCGCTTCGACTCGCTGGTGCTCAGCTGCGAGGTGGGCTCGGTGAAGCCCGAGCCCGGCATCTACAAGGAGGCGCTGCGCCGCGCGGGGTGTGAACCGCGGGACGTGGCCTTCTTCGATGACATGCCCGAGTTCGTCCAGGCCGCGAACGCGCTGGGCATCCGCGGCCACGTCTTCACCACCGCCGAGGCCTTCGACGCGCAGCTGAAGGCGCTCGGGCTGTAG
- a CDS encoding methyl-accepting chemotaxis protein: MRLPLIGTLKLRGRLTLYVTLLAVVPLLASSLLGLRTTHGMMQQQVHEMLRIEAEGLKDLVEASLAERETSVRSWAEDALLREALLTGSYEQSDAVLSRLQLRYTTFTGLVLFTEDGRAVSASTAPLRDSFAGQEVVVRDSPWFKAALEGRFTSAMLTEEDPVFGMQVLHLAAPVMESRGGRRLGVLLAAYDWGQVGEVVKTALARARARKNDSFALEVRTEAGSLLFDSRGKGAGRIANAVTAEAINGPELSDVGDGWRFVALSDQEDVYGSVNQLSLGVLGIALAAVVVVSLSAFLLARGVAQPISRLNQAVRHIVQEGDLTQRLEAHGDDEVGELARSFVQMVGNLKETTLSLQRGTQVLTDTVAELTRAAEQQENNITRQAAALQETQVTAQEIKQTSLIASERATAVLQVATRAEELGQGGVNALTESMSGFQGMQDQVNEMAAQIGRLNERAQRIGGITLTVKGLADRSNMLALNAAIEAVRSGEHGKGFAIVAKEIRTLANQSIHSTAEVGTLLEDITQSILKTVELSEQGQERMDAGLMKARSSGESIQALSTIVQDNMSAVRQIAGAVSQQNAGIAQIFTAMTDLSTMMHDTMVGLQATQRVAQALRDVAEQMQQVARSYRV, translated from the coding sequence ATGAGACTTCCCCTGATCGGTACCCTGAAGCTGCGTGGCCGCCTGACGCTGTACGTCACCCTGCTGGCCGTGGTTCCCCTGCTGGCGTCCTCGCTGCTGGGGTTGCGTACCACCCATGGGATGATGCAGCAGCAGGTCCACGAGATGCTCCGCATCGAGGCGGAGGGCCTGAAGGACCTGGTGGAGGCCTCGCTGGCGGAGCGTGAGACGAGCGTGCGCAGCTGGGCGGAGGACGCGCTGCTGCGCGAGGCGCTGCTCACGGGAAGCTACGAGCAGAGCGACGCGGTGCTGTCGCGGCTGCAGCTGCGCTACACCACCTTCACCGGACTGGTGCTCTTCACCGAGGACGGCCGGGCCGTCTCCGCCAGCACGGCGCCCCTGCGCGACTCGTTCGCGGGCCAGGAGGTGGTGGTGCGGGACTCGCCCTGGTTCAAGGCGGCCCTGGAGGGGCGCTTCACCAGCGCGATGCTCACCGAGGAGGATCCCGTCTTCGGCATGCAGGTGCTGCACCTGGCGGCGCCGGTGATGGAGTCGCGTGGCGGGCGGCGGCTGGGCGTGCTGCTGGCGGCGTACGACTGGGGCCAGGTGGGCGAGGTGGTGAAGACCGCGCTGGCCCGCGCCCGCGCGCGCAAGAACGACAGCTTCGCCCTGGAGGTGCGCACCGAGGCGGGCAGCCTGCTCTTCGACTCGCGCGGCAAGGGCGCCGGGCGCATCGCCAATGCCGTGACGGCCGAGGCCATCAACGGGCCGGAGCTCTCGGACGTGGGGGATGGCTGGCGCTTCGTGGCGCTGTCCGACCAGGAGGATGTGTACGGCTCGGTCAACCAGCTGAGCCTGGGCGTGCTGGGCATCGCGCTGGCCGCGGTGGTGGTGGTCTCGCTGTCCGCCTTCCTGCTGGCGCGCGGCGTCGCCCAGCCCATCAGCCGGCTCAACCAGGCGGTGCGCCACATCGTGCAGGAGGGAGACCTCACCCAGAGGCTGGAGGCGCACGGGGATGACGAGGTGGGCGAGCTGGCGCGCTCCTTCGTGCAGATGGTGGGCAACCTGAAGGAGACGACGCTGAGCCTTCAGCGCGGCACCCAGGTGCTCACCGACACGGTGGCCGAGCTGACGCGCGCCGCCGAGCAGCAGGAGAACAACATCACCCGTCAGGCGGCGGCCCTGCAGGAGACGCAGGTGACGGCGCAGGAGATCAAACAGACGTCGTTGATCGCCTCGGAGCGCGCGACGGCGGTGCTCCAGGTGGCCACGCGGGCCGAGGAGCTGGGCCAGGGCGGCGTCAACGCGCTCACGGAGAGCATGAGCGGCTTCCAGGGGATGCAGGACCAGGTGAACGAGATGGCCGCGCAGATCGGCCGGCTCAACGAGCGCGCCCAGCGCATCGGCGGCATCACCCTGACGGTGAAGGGCCTGGCGGACCGCTCCAACATGCTGGCGCTCAACGCCGCCATCGAGGCGGTGCGCTCGGGCGAGCACGGCAAGGGCTTCGCCATCGTGGCCAAGGAGATCCGCACCCTGGCCAACCAGTCCATCCACTCCACCGCCGAGGTGGGCACGCTGCTCGAGGACATCACCCAGTCCATCCTCAAGACGGTGGAGCTGAGCGAGCAGGGCCAGGAGCGCATGGATGCGGGCCTGATGAAGGCGCGCAGCAGCGGCGAGAGCATCCAGGCTCTGAGCACCATCGTGCAGGACAACATGAGCGCGGTGAGGCAGATCGCCGGCGCGGTGAGCCAGCAGAACGCCGGCATCGCGCAGATCTTCACCGCGATGACGGACCTCTCCACCATGATGCACGACACCATGGTGGGACTGCAGGCCACCCAACGCGTCGCCCAGGCGCTGCGCGACGTGGCGGAACAGATGCAGCAGGTGGCGCGTAGCTACCGGGTATAA
- a CDS encoding S46 family peptidase, which produces MWTYDAFPAAAVKASHGFEPSREWLDHVRLSSVRLAGGCSASFVSPDGLVMTNHHCIRSCVEDLSSPKRDYLATGFYAKAPGDELRCPKVEANQLVEMTDVTARLQGATQGLGGSAFNTALKAEMSKIESECATGPELRCDVVTLFNGGKYHLYKYRRFQDVRLAFAPEFSMAAFGGDPDNFNFPRFGFDAAFIRVWGTNGQPLKTDHFLSWAREGAREGDLVFVSGHPGGTERQSTVAELEFQRDVALPYTLLHLSEMRGMLREYASASPERWRTTRAKLRSVENGLKALRGRHQALAEPSLLGDKRKAEADLRAKVEADPKLKATTSGAWDAIARALDAYRPLLAEYKLKEGGDGFPSELFGLARQLVRAADELPKANAERLREYTDGQLPALRQGLLRDAPITPELEVVTLTFGFNRLRETLGADDPFVQEVLGREAPEELARALVKGTKLFDVKERQRLLEGGRAAVEASKDPMLLLARRVDARAREVRKRYEDSVESVLKKNGELLARARLAAYGTTGYPDATFTLRLSYGVVKGWAENGRTVAPLTTFAGAYARHTGKEPFRLPDSWLEAQGKVSGETPLDMATTHDIIGGNSGSPMVDREGRVVGLIFDGNLPSLGGRYAYVPETNRAVAVHGEGLLRALEHVYGANRLVKELRANQR; this is translated from the coding sequence ATGTGGACCTATGACGCCTTTCCGGCCGCCGCCGTGAAGGCCAGCCATGGGTTCGAGCCCTCGCGGGAGTGGTTGGACCATGTGCGGCTGTCCTCCGTGCGGCTGGCCGGCGGGTGCTCCGCGAGCTTCGTGTCTCCGGACGGCCTGGTGATGACCAACCACCACTGCATCCGCTCGTGCGTGGAGGACCTGTCCTCCCCCAAGCGGGATTACCTCGCCACCGGCTTCTACGCGAAGGCGCCCGGGGACGAGCTGCGCTGCCCCAAGGTGGAGGCCAACCAGCTCGTGGAGATGACGGACGTCACCGCGCGCCTCCAGGGCGCCACCCAGGGGTTGGGCGGCTCGGCCTTCAACACCGCCCTCAAGGCGGAGATGTCGAAGATCGAAAGCGAGTGCGCCACCGGGCCGGAGCTGCGCTGCGACGTGGTGACGCTCTTCAACGGCGGCAAATACCACCTCTACAAGTACCGCCGCTTCCAGGACGTGCGGCTGGCCTTCGCCCCCGAGTTCTCCATGGCCGCCTTCGGTGGGGATCCGGACAACTTCAACTTCCCGCGCTTCGGCTTCGACGCGGCCTTCATCCGCGTGTGGGGCACCAACGGTCAGCCGCTGAAGACGGACCACTTCCTGTCCTGGGCCAGGGAGGGCGCCAGGGAGGGGGACCTCGTCTTCGTCTCCGGCCATCCGGGCGGCACCGAGCGGCAGAGCACCGTGGCGGAGCTGGAGTTCCAGCGCGACGTGGCGCTGCCCTACACGCTCCTGCACCTCTCGGAGATGCGCGGCATGCTGCGCGAGTACGCCTCGGCCTCCCCGGAGCGCTGGCGCACCACGCGCGCGAAGCTGCGCTCGGTGGAGAACGGGCTGAAGGCCCTGCGCGGCCGGCACCAGGCCCTGGCCGAGCCCTCGCTGCTCGGGGACAAGCGCAAGGCCGAGGCCGACCTGCGCGCGAAGGTGGAGGCGGATCCGAAGCTCAAGGCCACCACCTCGGGCGCCTGGGACGCCATCGCCCGCGCGCTGGATGCCTATCGGCCCCTGCTGGCCGAGTACAAGCTGAAGGAGGGCGGGGATGGCTTCCCGTCAGAGCTGTTCGGCCTCGCCCGGCAACTGGTGCGCGCGGCGGACGAGCTGCCCAAGGCCAACGCGGAGCGGCTGCGCGAGTACACCGACGGCCAGCTCCCCGCCCTGCGCCAGGGGCTCTTGCGCGACGCCCCCATCACCCCGGAGCTCGAGGTGGTCACGCTCACCTTTGGCTTCAACAGGCTGCGCGAGACGCTGGGCGCCGATGACCCCTTCGTTCAAGAGGTGCTCGGCCGCGAGGCCCCGGAGGAACTGGCTCGCGCGCTGGTGAAGGGCACGAAGCTCTTCGACGTGAAGGAGCGTCAGCGGCTGCTCGAGGGCGGGAGGGCCGCGGTGGAGGCGTCGAAGGATCCGATGCTCCTCCTGGCCCGCCGGGTGGACGCGCGGGCTCGCGAGGTGCGCAAGCGCTACGAGGACTCGGTGGAGTCGGTGCTGAAGAAGAATGGCGAGCTGCTCGCGCGGGCTCGGCTGGCGGCATATGGCACCACCGGCTACCCGGACGCCACCTTCACCCTGCGCCTCAGCTACGGCGTGGTGAAGGGCTGGGCGGAGAATGGCCGTACCGTGGCTCCGTTGACGACGTTCGCCGGGGCCTACGCGCGGCACACCGGCAAGGAGCCCTTCCGGCTGCCGGACTCGTGGCTCGAGGCCCAGGGCAAGGTGTCCGGTGAGACGCCGCTCGACATGGCCACCACCCACGACATCATCGGCGGCAACTCGGGCTCGCCCATGGTGGACCGCGAGGGCCGTGTGGTGGGGCTCATCTTCGACGGCAACCTGCCGTCGCTCGGGGGCCGGTACGCGTACGTCCCGGAGACGAACCGCGCGGTGGCGGTGCATGGCGAGGGCCTGCTGCGGGCCCTCGAGCACGTCTACGGCGCCAACCGGTTGGTGAAGGAGCTCCGCGCCAATCAGCGCTGA
- a CDS encoding glutathione S-transferase N-terminal domain-containing protein, with product MIDLYTFTTPNGRKVSIALEELGLPYNVHVVDITKGDQFKPEFLAINPNNKIPAIVDPQGPGGKPFSVFESGAILLYLAEKTGKLLPKDPRARTEAIQWLMFQMSGVGPMLGQLNHFKRFAKEQIPYAIERYSQESARILGVLDKHLAQHEFLAPEYSVADIATYPWLVGTGQYYPEMLQPVPNVRRWLDTVGARPAVQRGMKVPESR from the coding sequence ATGATCGACCTCTACACATTCACGACGCCCAACGGGCGCAAGGTGTCTATCGCCCTCGAGGAGCTGGGGCTGCCCTACAACGTCCACGTGGTGGACATCACCAAGGGCGACCAGTTCAAGCCCGAGTTCCTCGCCATCAACCCCAACAACAAGATTCCGGCCATCGTGGACCCGCAGGGTCCGGGCGGAAAGCCGTTCTCCGTCTTCGAGTCCGGCGCCATCCTGCTCTACCTCGCGGAGAAGACGGGGAAGCTGCTGCCCAAGGACCCGCGCGCGCGCACCGAGGCGATTCAGTGGCTGATGTTCCAGATGAGCGGCGTGGGCCCGATGCTGGGACAGCTCAACCACTTCAAGCGCTTCGCCAAGGAGCAGATTCCGTACGCCATCGAGCGCTATTCGCAGGAGTCCGCTCGCATCCTGGGCGTGTTGGACAAGCATCTGGCGCAGCACGAGTTCCTGGCGCCGGAGTACTCGGTGGCGGACATCGCCACGTACCCGTGGCTGGTGGGCACGGGGCAGTACTACCCGGAGATGCTGCAGCCGGTGCCCAACGTGCGGCGCTGGCTGGACACCGTGGGGGCTCGCCCGGCGGTGCAGCGCGGCATGAAGGTGCCGGAGAGTAGATGA
- a CDS encoding OsmC family protein — translation MKTTGSCCTLDIATMQATKTHVAANPEAGKGRFETVTEWRDGAQAVTRARSFTLETDEPTALGGKDQHIDPMELLLASLGTCLTIGWVTQARMRGLEYRDLRIKVSAPFDLRGYLNLDPQVRPGFSELQYTVEVDTDADAATLEEIRKAAEKSSPMFDNILNPTAISGRVTKRGETVAA, via the coding sequence ATGAAGACCACGGGAAGCTGCTGCACGCTCGACATCGCCACCATGCAGGCCACGAAGACGCACGTGGCCGCCAACCCGGAGGCGGGCAAGGGCCGCTTCGAGACGGTGACGGAGTGGCGGGATGGCGCCCAGGCGGTGACCCGGGCGCGCTCCTTCACCCTGGAGACGGACGAGCCCACGGCGCTCGGGGGGAAGGATCAGCACATCGATCCGATGGAGCTGCTGCTGGCCTCGCTGGGCACGTGCCTGACGATTGGATGGGTGACCCAGGCGCGGATGCGCGGGCTGGAGTACCGCGACCTGCGCATCAAGGTGAGCGCGCCCTTCGATTTGCGCGGTTACCTGAACCTGGACCCGCAGGTGCGCCCTGGGTTCTCGGAGCTGCAGTACACGGTGGAGGTGGACACGGACGCGGACGCCGCCACGCTGGAGGAGATCCGCAAGGCGGCGGAGAAGAGCAGCCCGATGTTCGACAACATCCTCAATCCGACGGCCATCTCCGGCCGGGTGACGAAGCGCGGAGAAACGGTGGCCGCCTGA
- a CDS encoding esterase/lipase family protein has product MATKHHIYLVPGFFGFANLGELLYFGHVRDYFVAEMARRGVEVEVVQVLSHPTGSIRTRAADLYKAIEASSAKDDDGPIHLIGHSTGGLDSRLFVSPSASLGEGLEVEFFARRVRTVVTVSTPHAGTPLASFFLGLFGQKLLQLLSLFTVYVLRFGRLPLTVAFRLGSLLTRWDEQLGFRPTLLDQLFEQLLGDFSAERREELVRFLGDVGSDASLVPQLTPEGIDLFNAGTQDRPGVRYGSVITQARPPSLRTRLSAGLDPYAQLTHTVYSFLYGRTQNMPLTAIPLHTPAQTAALVEAYGALPGPQACDGIVPTRSQVYGRVLTAVRADHLDAIGHFDQPAHRPPHVDWLISGSGFRRLHFERLWRTVVDFVLLET; this is encoded by the coding sequence ATGGCGACGAAGCACCACATCTATCTGGTTCCCGGCTTCTTCGGCTTCGCCAACCTGGGAGAGCTGCTCTACTTCGGGCACGTGCGCGACTACTTCGTGGCGGAGATGGCGCGCCGCGGAGTGGAGGTGGAGGTGGTCCAGGTGCTCTCGCACCCGACCGGCTCCATCCGCACGCGGGCGGCGGACCTCTACAAGGCCATCGAGGCCAGCAGCGCGAAGGACGACGACGGCCCCATCCACCTCATCGGTCACTCCACGGGAGGACTGGACTCGCGGCTCTTCGTCAGCCCGAGTGCCTCGCTGGGAGAGGGACTGGAAGTGGAGTTCTTCGCACGCCGGGTGCGCACGGTGGTGACGGTGTCCACCCCGCACGCGGGCACGCCGCTGGCGTCCTTCTTCCTGGGGCTCTTCGGGCAGAAGCTGCTGCAACTGCTGTCGCTCTTCACCGTGTACGTGCTGCGCTTCGGCCGGCTGCCGCTGACGGTGGCCTTCCGGTTGGGCAGCCTGCTGACGCGCTGGGACGAGCAGCTCGGCTTCCGGCCCACGCTGCTGGACCAGCTCTTCGAGCAGCTGCTGGGGGACTTCTCCGCCGAGCGCCGGGAGGAACTGGTGCGCTTCCTGGGGGACGTGGGCAGTGACGCCTCGCTCGTGCCCCAGCTCACGCCCGAGGGCATCGACCTCTTCAACGCGGGCACGCAGGATCGGCCGGGGGTGCGCTACGGCTCCGTCATCACCCAGGCCCGGCCGCCGTCGCTGCGCACGCGGCTGAGCGCGGGGTTGGATCCGTACGCCCAGCTCACACACACCGTCTACTCCTTCCTCTACGGGCGCACGCAGAACATGCCCCTCACGGCGATTCCCCTTCACACCCCGGCGCAGACAGCGGCGCTGGTGGAGGCGTATGGGGCGCTGCCGGGCCCGCAGGCCTGTGACGGCATCGTGCCCACGCGCTCGCAGGTGTACGGGCGGGTGCTGACGGCGGTGCGGGCGGACCACCTGGATGCCATTGGCCACTTCGACCAACCGGCGCACCGGCCGCCGCACGTGGACTGGCTCATCTCGGGCTCCGGATTCCGGAGGCTCCACTTCGAGCGCCTGTGGCGCACCGTGGTGGATTTCGTCCTGCTGGAGACATGA
- the dps gene encoding DNA starvation/stationary phase protection protein Dps, with translation MTTKFPSHINLPREAREELIELLNTCLATSIDLHWQVKQAHWNIRGRDFISRHELFDDIADHVRKQADEFAERAGALGGYAQGTIRLATKNSELDEYDLAAVNGDDHVRVLVDRVSTYATTIREGIERCDELNDPVTADLLTQVLGVVEQDLWFLESHLYGSTATTREEIAPSSIREERSPSPTA, from the coding sequence ATGACCACGAAGTTTCCGAGCCACATCAATCTCCCGCGCGAGGCCCGTGAGGAGCTCATCGAGCTGCTCAACACCTGTCTGGCCACCTCCATCGACCTGCACTGGCAGGTGAAGCAGGCCCACTGGAACATCCGCGGCAGGGACTTCATCAGCCGCCACGAGCTCTTCGACGACATCGCCGACCACGTGCGCAAACAAGCCGACGAGTTCGCCGAGCGCGCCGGAGCCCTCGGCGGCTATGCCCAGGGCACCATCCGCCTGGCCACCAAGAACAGCGAGCTGGACGAGTATGACCTGGCCGCCGTCAACGGCGACGACCACGTCCGCGTCCTCGTGGATCGCGTCTCGACCTATGCCACCACCATCCGCGAGGGCATCGAGCGCTGTGACGAGCTGAACGACCCGGTCACCGCGGATCTGCTCACCCAGGTGCTCGGCGTGGTGGAGCAGGACCTGTGGTTCCTGGAGAGCCACCTGTATGGCTCGACCGCCACCACCCGCGAGGAGATCGCCCCCTCCAGCATCCGCGAGGAGCGCAGTCCCTCTCCCACCGCATGA
- a CDS encoding adenylate/guanylate cyclase domain-containing protein: MMADVPQPEPRKVAAIMFTDMVELSPEARRDEALNLELREEHGRLVRGLLSGHGGREIKQMEDGFLVEFDEALPAVSCALELQSALCARNECVPHERRVELRIGIHLGSVVHRDGDVFGEGVNLAARLEALARPGSLYVSESVVRQVERQVLAPVVRLGRGDLKNIRLPVSVYRIDPPVLRRGRRQSWMSRLRGLLPGYRARP, translated from the coding sequence ATGATGGCGGACGTACCGCAACCGGAACCCAGGAAGGTGGCGGCCATCATGTTCACGGACATGGTGGAGCTCAGCCCCGAAGCCCGGCGGGACGAGGCGCTCAACCTCGAACTGCGCGAGGAGCATGGTCGGCTCGTGCGTGGCCTGCTGTCCGGGCACGGAGGACGCGAGATCAAACAGATGGAGGATGGTTTCCTCGTCGAGTTCGACGAGGCGCTCCCCGCGGTGTCATGTGCGCTGGAGCTGCAGTCGGCGTTGTGTGCGCGCAACGAGTGTGTCCCGCACGAGCGCCGGGTGGAGCTGCGCATCGGCATCCACCTGGGCTCGGTGGTGCACCGGGACGGAGACGTCTTCGGCGAGGGTGTCAACCTGGCCGCCCGGCTGGAGGCGCTCGCCCGGCCCGGCAGTCTCTATGTCAGTGAGTCCGTGGTGCGGCAGGTGGAGCGTCAGGTGCTCGCCCCCGTGGTGCGCCTGGGGCGCGGGGACTTGAAGAACATCCGCCTGCCAGTGTCCGTCTACCGCATCGATCCGCCCGTGCTCCGGCGCGGCCGCCGCCAGTCGTGGATGTCACGTCTGCGCGGCCTGCTGCCCGGCTATCGTGCGCGTCCATGA
- a CDS encoding esterase/lipase family protein, translated as MSSHLRDFSPHALRVLVLALLAVLTGCATTPKVQSTPPPAPVLFVHGTDDTPGAFYAMLDAFEEAGWPKERLHAVRLHPNNGQMPIEVMAYQVRSAAEGLRKRTGAERIDVVAFSQGTLSSRYWMQELGGQGRVRRFVSISGPHHGTRAAYMKADPALVQMRPDSDFLRELNRRENPLGDIEVFSFWTPLDSTVVPADSARLPGATERTFIVPMHQLMLSSPAVISATVEALSKPATP; from the coding sequence ATGTCTTCCCACCTCCGTGACTTCTCTCCGCACGCACTCCGGGTCCTCGTGCTGGCGCTGCTCGCCGTCCTGACGGGCTGTGCCACCACGCCGAAGGTGCAGTCCACGCCTCCGCCCGCGCCGGTGCTGTTCGTGCACGGCACCGACGACACCCCAGGTGCCTTCTACGCGATGCTCGATGCGTTCGAGGAGGCGGGCTGGCCGAAGGAGCGGCTCCACGCGGTGCGCCTGCACCCGAACAATGGCCAGATGCCCATCGAGGTCATGGCCTACCAGGTCCGCAGCGCGGCGGAGGGTCTGCGCAAGCGCACTGGCGCCGAGCGCATCGACGTGGTGGCCTTCAGTCAGGGCACGCTGTCCTCGCGCTACTGGATGCAGGAGCTGGGAGGCCAGGGGCGCGTGCGGCGCTTCGTCTCCATCTCGGGGCCGCACCACGGCACACGCGCGGCGTACATGAAGGCGGATCCGGCCCTGGTGCAGATGCGCCCGGACAGTGACTTCCTGCGCGAGCTGAACCGCCGCGAGAACCCCCTCGGGGACATCGAGGTCTTCTCCTTCTGGACGCCGCTCGACAGCACGGTCGTCCCGGCCGACAGCGCGCGCCTGCCGGGCGCCACCGAGCGCACCTTCATCGTGCCCATGCACCAGCTGATGCTGAGCAGCCCGGCCGTCATCTCCGCGACGGTGGAGGCGTTGTCGAAGCCGGCGACCCCGTAG
- a CDS encoding glutathione S-transferase family protein: MKELTLVVASKNYSSWSLRPYLALAHTGQPFREVVVQLGQPDTAAHIAKYSPSGRVPALLHGELVIWDSLAICEYLAELFPQARLWPQDTAARALARSVTAEMHSGFTNLRNHMSMNLRARKPGEGRAPGVAEDIERITSLWKECRARHGQGGPFLFGAFSIADAFYAPVVTRFVTYDVELEPVCAAYRDAVLALPALKAWTEAGRNEPPVARYEK; the protein is encoded by the coding sequence ATGAAAGAGCTCACCCTCGTCGTCGCCTCGAAGAACTACTCCTCCTGGTCGCTGCGGCCCTACCTCGCGCTCGCCCATACCGGGCAGCCCTTCCGCGAGGTGGTGGTGCAGCTCGGCCAGCCGGACACCGCCGCGCACATCGCGAAGTACTCGCCCAGTGGCCGCGTGCCCGCGCTGCTGCACGGCGAGCTCGTCATCTGGGACTCGCTGGCCATCTGCGAGTACCTGGCCGAGCTCTTCCCCCAGGCGCGGTTGTGGCCCCAGGACACCGCCGCCCGCGCCCTGGCCCGCTCCGTCACCGCGGAGATGCACTCGGGCTTCACGAACCTGCGCAACCACATGTCGATGAACCTCCGCGCCCGCAAGCCCGGTGAGGGCCGCGCTCCCGGCGTCGCCGAGGACATCGAGCGCATCACCTCGCTGTGGAAGGAGTGCCGCGCGCGTCACGGACAGGGCGGGCCCTTCCTCTTCGGCGCCTTCTCCATCGCGGACGCCTTCTACGCGCCCGTCGTCACGCGCTTCGTCACCTATGACGTGGAGCTGGAGCCGGTGTGCGCCGCCTACCGTGACGCGGTGCTCGCCCTGCCGGCCCTGAAGGCCTGGACCGAGGCCGGCCGCAACGAGCCGCCCGTGGCGCGCTACGAGAAGTAG